A genomic window from Cupriavidus basilensis includes:
- a CDS encoding PhoH family protein, translating into MKIPSAEFVAPKDDNARLQNLCGPLDENLRQIEQALDVTIQRRGHRMTVRGAYARDAAAALERFYNNARTALSIDDVQLGLVEARQVAAHGGYVPDGASADTGSDDDESPVLHTRRAGLHGRTPMQRDYLRNVLAHDLTLGIGPAGTGKTYLAVACAVDALERDSVKRIVLTRPAVEAGERLGFLPGDLAQKIDPYLRPLYDALYDLLGFDRTQKMFERQMIEVAPLAYMRGRTLNHAFIILDEAQNTTPEQMKMFLTRIGFGSKAVITGDTTQIDLPRGQKSGLVEAQHVLREVRGVAMTRFTSTDVVRHPLVARIVDAYDEYHAQHRDA; encoded by the coding sequence ATGAAAATCCCTTCAGCCGAATTCGTCGCCCCCAAGGACGACAACGCCCGCCTGCAGAACCTGTGCGGGCCGCTTGACGAGAACCTGCGCCAGATCGAGCAAGCGCTCGACGTCACCATCCAGCGCCGCGGCCATCGCATGACCGTGCGCGGCGCCTACGCCCGCGACGCCGCGGCGGCCCTTGAGCGCTTCTACAACAACGCCCGCACCGCGCTGTCGATCGACGACGTGCAGCTCGGCCTGGTCGAGGCGCGCCAGGTCGCCGCGCACGGCGGCTATGTGCCCGACGGCGCAAGCGCGGATACCGGAAGCGACGATGACGAATCCCCCGTGCTGCATACGCGCCGCGCGGGCCTGCACGGGCGCACGCCCATGCAGCGCGACTACCTGCGCAACGTGCTGGCGCACGACCTGACTCTGGGCATCGGCCCGGCCGGCACCGGCAAGACCTACCTGGCGGTGGCCTGCGCCGTGGACGCGCTCGAGCGCGACTCGGTCAAGCGCATCGTGCTGACGCGACCGGCGGTGGAAGCCGGCGAGCGCCTGGGCTTCCTGCCCGGCGACCTGGCGCAGAAGATCGATCCTTACCTGCGGCCGCTGTACGACGCGCTCTACGACCTGCTCGGCTTCGACCGCACGCAGAAAATGTTCGAGCGCCAGATGATCGAGGTCGCGCCGCTGGCCTACATGCGCGGGCGCACGCTGAACCACGCCTTCATCATCCTGGACGAGGCGCAGAACACCACGCCCGAGCAGATGAAGATGTTCCTGACCCGGATCGGCTTTGGCTCCAAGGCGGTCATCACCGGCGACACCACCCAGATCGACCTGCCACGCGGGCAGAAGAGCGGGCTGGTGGAAGCCCAGCACGTGCTGCGTGAAGTGCGCGGCGTGGCCATGACCCGCTTTACCAGCACCGACGTAGTGCGACACCCGCTGGTGGCGCGCATCGTCGATGCCTATGACGAATATCACGCTCAACATCGAGACGCTTGA
- a CDS encoding universal stress protein — translation MTNIVLATDGSPFSDAAASFIAEGKLLQSGFTVHVVHVTPDVTGQVRAFVSKETIDAWHQEESGKAMQSVADILGAAGVAFEQHALHGFAPERIVAYAASVDARGIVMGTHGRGSFFDAVIGSVAGRVLAHAPCPVVLVKAPGKK, via the coding sequence ATGACCAACATCGTGCTCGCCACCGACGGTTCGCCCTTTTCCGACGCAGCCGCCAGCTTCATCGCCGAAGGCAAACTGCTGCAAAGCGGCTTTACCGTGCATGTGGTCCATGTGACGCCCGATGTCACCGGACAGGTACGCGCCTTCGTCAGCAAGGAAACCATCGATGCCTGGCATCAGGAAGAAAGCGGTAAGGCCATGCAGTCCGTGGCCGACATCCTCGGCGCCGCGGGCGTCGCCTTCGAGCAACACGCGCTGCACGGCTTTGCGCCGGAACGCATCGTCGCCTACGCCGCCAGCGTGGATGCGCGCGGCATCGTCATGGGCACGCACGGCCGCGGCTCGTTCTTCGATGCGGTGATTGGTTCGGTGGCGGGACGGGTGCTGGCGCACGCCCCGTGCCCGGTAGTCCTGGTCAAGGCCCCGGGCAAGAAGTAA
- a CDS encoding serine/threonine protein kinase, with translation MSSSGFDLQVPGDGGTSTDGDGVPYARLTPDLMLDAMEAAGFEPDGRLLALNSYENRVWQVGIEGSAPVVVKFYRPGRWSDAAILEEHAFVRQLADAEIPAVPAIARDGATLLAHAGFRFAVFPRCGGREPELDRADTLTWLGRFIGRIHALGATHPYQARPAIDVDTFGVAPRDWLLAQDCIPPELRPAWQAVADLAVDGARRCFERAGDVAQLRLHGDCHRGNVLWIEESHAGSRPPGPHFVDFDDSRMGPAVQDLWMLLEGDRAAQQGQMADILAGYEDFAEFQPRELYLIEALRTLRLLHYSAWLASRWRDPAFPAAFPWFGTARYWQDRILELREQVALMDEPPLWPV, from the coding sequence ATGTCCAGTTCAGGGTTTGACCTTCAGGTGCCCGGCGACGGTGGCACGTCCACCGACGGCGATGGCGTGCCCTACGCCCGCCTCACGCCGGACCTGATGCTGGATGCGATGGAGGCCGCCGGTTTCGAGCCGGATGGCCGCCTGCTGGCGCTCAATAGCTATGAGAACCGGGTCTGGCAGGTGGGGATCGAAGGCAGCGCGCCGGTGGTGGTCAAGTTCTACCGCCCGGGGCGCTGGAGCGACGCCGCCATCCTGGAAGAGCATGCTTTCGTGCGGCAACTGGCCGACGCCGAGATTCCGGCGGTGCCGGCCATCGCGCGCGACGGCGCCACGCTGCTGGCGCATGCGGGTTTTCGCTTCGCGGTGTTTCCCCGCTGCGGGGGGCGCGAGCCGGAGCTGGATCGTGCCGATACGCTGACCTGGCTTGGCCGTTTCATCGGCCGCATCCATGCGCTCGGCGCCACGCATCCTTACCAGGCGCGACCTGCCATCGACGTGGACACCTTCGGGGTGGCCCCGCGCGACTGGCTGCTGGCGCAAGACTGTATTCCCCCCGAACTGCGCCCGGCCTGGCAGGCGGTTGCCGATCTCGCCGTGGATGGCGCTCGCCGCTGCTTCGAGCGCGCGGGCGACGTCGCGCAGCTGCGCCTGCATGGCGATTGTCATCGCGGCAATGTGCTGTGGATCGAGGAGTCACATGCGGGTTCGCGCCCGCCCGGGCCACACTTTGTCGATTTCGACGATAGCCGCATGGGGCCGGCGGTGCAGGATCTGTGGATGCTGCTGGAAGGCGACCGCGCCGCCCAGCAGGGCCAGATGGCCGACATCCTGGCCGGCTATGAGGATTTCGCGGAATTCCAGCCGCGTGAGCTTTACCTGATCGAGGCGCTGCGCACGCTGCGCCTGCTGCATTACAGCGCCTGGCTGGCCAGCCGCTGGCGCGATCCGGCCTTTCCGGCGGCATTCCCGTGGTTTGGGACTGCCCGCTACTGGCAGGACCGCATTCTCGAACTGCGCGAGCAGGTCGCGCTGATGGACGAGCCGCCGCTCTGGCCGGTCTGA
- the ybeY gene encoding rRNA maturation RNase YbeY, with amino-acid sequence MNTKSSSPASLILFDAEGRARKTQAHALRVQLPDGRSITVDLSQAADGVVALLAEHTDDRQQAGLLVRPDNHDALSVAVTATPTVTTTGTPATPPSLELALQYGEGIKGQRGLPTQRKVQTWAKSALYADATLTIRFVGEEEGRSLNRSYRGKDYATNVLTFAYAEHESDPVSGDIVLCCPVVEQEAREQKKSLEAHYAHLIVHGVLHAQGYEHEEDGEAEEMEAIEAETLQALGFPDPYLVDGNVKIKD; translated from the coding sequence GTGAACACAAAATCCTCCTCCCCCGCCAGCCTGATCCTGTTCGACGCCGAAGGCCGTGCGCGCAAGACCCAGGCACACGCCCTGCGCGTGCAGCTGCCTGACGGCCGCAGCATCACCGTGGACCTGTCACAAGCCGCCGACGGCGTAGTCGCGCTGCTGGCCGAGCACACCGACGACCGCCAGCAGGCCGGCCTGCTGGTACGCCCGGACAACCACGACGCCTTGTCGGTCGCCGTTACCGCCACGCCTACGGTCACCACCACCGGCACCCCCGCCACGCCGCCATCCCTGGAACTGGCACTGCAATATGGCGAAGGCATCAAGGGACAGCGCGGCCTGCCGACCCAGCGCAAGGTCCAGACCTGGGCCAAGTCAGCGCTGTACGCCGATGCGACGCTGACCATCCGCTTCGTCGGCGAGGAAGAAGGCCGCAGCCTGAACCGCAGCTACCGCGGCAAGGACTACGCGACCAATGTGCTGACCTTCGCCTATGCCGAGCACGAGTCCGACCCGGTCAGCGGCGACATCGTCCTGTGCTGCCCGGTCGTGGAGCAGGAAGCCCGCGAGCAGAAAAAGTCGCTTGAAGCGCACTACGCACACCTGATCGTGCACGGCGTCCTGCATGCGCAAGGCTACGAGCACGAGGAAGATGGCGAAGCGGAAGAGATGGAAGCCATCGAGGCGGAAACGCTGCAAGCGCTGGGCTTCCCGGATCCTTATCTGGTGGACGGCAACGTCAAGATCAAAGACTAG
- a CDS encoding ClcB-like voltage-gated chloride channel protein: MRFRFIEDQEVTLFTAIPVGIAAAIVTTLFKEALDASGYVMFGTHADIVMVFAGLALIWRVAIPTLGGVIAGLLLTAAAKLNAAQPGVSDYMEAVASGTGRLPVRITLLRALSSFCSIVTGSSVGKEGAMIQLAALCGSVFPSARGGCGPDGDTNLRRMLTACAAAAGLASVYHTPLSAAVFVAEVVFGAVAVQRLMPLFLASVAGTVVSQLHGGLQPLYPGLSVPADLLHPPMLLAAVLLGVLAGVSGALFMRASSLAKGAFARVPGGLVPRLALGGAMVGVLAIWVPEVVGNGYYTIQSILQAHPLSVSLAAVLLAKLLATVLSMGSGAVGGVFTPSLFVGAALGQLLAPAVPGGSGAPLLPLVGMAAFLAATSQAPLMSVLMVFEMTLAPALLLPGMIGAAAAYYTASRCQTLSLYSVVAERSQASAAAERARARTLAGLCDATDTVIGPEATLEQASDKFAETGTRYLYVVGPDGCLLGALSIHAVHRALRERPHVGLLTLCERDFPTLTPESRLPDALRLFTHHALNRIPLIRDTAGRELMGTVSKQRVLQEASGLF; the protein is encoded by the coding sequence ATGCGGTTCAGGTTTATCGAAGACCAGGAAGTCACCCTCTTTACTGCCATCCCGGTAGGGATTGCCGCGGCCATCGTCACCACCCTGTTCAAGGAGGCGCTGGACGCCAGCGGCTATGTGATGTTTGGCACGCATGCCGATATCGTCATGGTATTCGCAGGCCTCGCCTTGATCTGGCGGGTGGCGATCCCGACGCTTGGCGGCGTGATCGCGGGCTTGCTGCTGACGGCGGCAGCCAAGCTCAACGCCGCGCAGCCAGGCGTCTCCGACTATATGGAAGCGGTTGCCAGCGGCACCGGGCGCCTGCCGGTGCGCATCACCTTGCTGCGCGCGCTGTCTTCGTTTTGCTCCATCGTCACCGGCAGCTCGGTGGGCAAGGAAGGCGCGATGATCCAGCTCGCGGCCCTGTGCGGATCGGTGTTTCCGTCCGCGCGCGGTGGCTGCGGGCCGGACGGCGACACCAACCTGCGGCGCATGCTCACGGCTTGCGCGGCCGCCGCCGGGCTGGCCTCGGTGTACCACACGCCGCTATCGGCGGCGGTCTTCGTGGCCGAGGTGGTCTTCGGCGCAGTGGCAGTGCAGCGCCTGATGCCGCTGTTCCTGGCTTCCGTGGCGGGCACGGTGGTCAGCCAGTTACATGGTGGCCTGCAGCCGCTCTATCCCGGCCTGAGCGTGCCCGCCGACCTGCTGCATCCGCCCATGCTGCTGGCGGCGGTCTTGCTCGGCGTGCTCGCCGGCGTGTCCGGCGCCCTTTTCATGCGCGCCTCCAGCCTGGCCAAGGGTGCCTTTGCCCGGGTGCCGGGCGGCCTGGTGCCGCGCCTGGCGCTGGGCGGTGCGATGGTGGGCGTGTTGGCGATCTGGGTGCCCGAGGTGGTCGGCAACGGCTATTACACCATCCAGTCGATCCTGCAGGCGCACCCCTTGAGCGTATCGCTGGCGGCGGTGTTGCTGGCCAAGCTTCTGGCCACCGTGCTCAGCATGGGCTCGGGCGCGGTGGGCGGCGTGTTCACGCCTTCGCTGTTCGTCGGCGCGGCGCTCGGGCAGCTGCTGGCTCCCGCCGTGCCGGGCGGCAGCGGCGCGCCGCTGCTGCCGCTGGTGGGCATGGCAGCCTTCCTGGCCGCCACCAGCCAGGCGCCGCTGATGTCGGTGCTGATGGTGTTCGAGATGACGCTGGCCCCGGCGCTGCTGCTGCCGGGCATGATCGGCGCGGCTGCGGCCTACTACACCGCATCGCGCTGCCAGACCTTGTCCTTGTACAGCGTGGTGGCAGAGCGCTCCCAGGCATCCGCCGCAGCGGAACGCGCGCGGGCGCGGACGCTGGCCGGGCTGTGCGACGCCACCGACACCGTCATCGGCCCCGAGGCCACGCTGGAGCAGGCCAGCGACAAGTTCGCCGAGACCGGCACGCGCTATCTTTATGTGGTTGGCCCGGATGGCTGCCTGCTGGGCGCGCTGTCGATCCATGCGGTGCATCGCGCACTGCGCGAGCGGCCGCACGTGGGCCTGCTGACACTGTGCGAACGCGATTTCCCCACCCTGACGCCGGAGTCGCGGCTGCCCGACGCGCTGCGGCTGTTTACCCATCACGCGCTCAACCGGATCCCGCTGATCCGCGACACGGCCGGGCGCGAGCTGATGGGCACGGTCTCCAAGCAGCGTGTGCTGCAGGAAGCATCCGGGCTGTTCTAG
- the miaB gene encoding tRNA (N6-isopentenyl adenosine(37)-C2)-methylthiotransferase MiaB, with protein sequence MKKVFVKTYGCQMNEYDSDKMVDMLHATQGMEKTDTLEEADVVLFNTCSVREKAQEKVFSELGRLKALKAVKPDLVIGVGGCVASQEGAAIVKRAPYVDVVFGPQTLHRLPDMITRRQQTGHSQVDISFPEIEKFDHLPPARVDGPSAFVSIMEGCSKYCSYCVVPYTRGEEVSRPFEDVLAEVAGLAGQGVREVTLLGQNVNAYRGAMGGTSEIADFALLIEYVAEIPGIERIRYTTSHPKEFTPRLIEMYERCPKLVNHLHLPVQHASDRILMAMKRGYSVLEYKSIIRKLRALRPDMSLSSDFIIGFPGETEADFDKLMAMIEEIGYDTSFSFIFSPRPGTPAANLADDTPHEVKLRRLQHLQATIEENVQRISKGMVGSVQRILVEGPARKDPTELHGRTENNRVVNFALPGVPQARRDRMVGEMVDVAITEAFPHSLRGEIIVRQ encoded by the coding sequence ATGAAAAAAGTCTTCGTCAAAACCTACGGCTGTCAGATGAACGAGTACGACTCGGACAAGATGGTCGATATGCTCCATGCCACCCAGGGCATGGAGAAGACAGACACGCTGGAAGAAGCGGACGTCGTCCTCTTCAACACCTGCTCCGTGCGCGAGAAGGCGCAAGAGAAGGTGTTCTCCGAACTGGGCCGCCTGAAGGCGCTCAAGGCCGTCAAGCCGGACCTGGTGATCGGCGTGGGCGGCTGCGTGGCGAGCCAGGAAGGCGCCGCCATCGTCAAGCGCGCGCCCTATGTCGACGTGGTGTTCGGCCCGCAGACGCTGCACCGCCTGCCTGACATGATCACCCGCCGCCAGCAGACCGGCCACTCGCAGGTGGACATTTCCTTTCCCGAAATCGAGAAATTCGACCACCTGCCGCCGGCACGTGTGGATGGCCCGAGCGCCTTTGTCTCCATCATGGAAGGCTGCTCCAAGTACTGCAGCTACTGCGTGGTGCCCTATACCCGTGGCGAGGAAGTCTCCCGCCCGTTCGAGGACGTACTGGCGGAAGTCGCCGGGCTGGCCGGGCAAGGCGTGCGCGAAGTCACGTTGCTGGGCCAGAACGTCAACGCGTATCGCGGCGCCATGGGCGGCACCAGCGAGATCGCCGACTTCGCGCTGCTGATCGAATACGTGGCCGAGATCCCCGGCATCGAGCGCATCCGCTACACCACCAGCCACCCGAAGGAATTCACGCCGCGCCTGATCGAGATGTACGAGCGCTGCCCGAAGCTGGTCAACCACCTGCACCTGCCGGTGCAGCACGCTTCAGACCGCATCCTGATGGCGATGAAGCGCGGCTACAGCGTGCTGGAATACAAGAGCATCATCCGCAAGTTGCGCGCGCTGCGCCCGGACATGTCGCTGTCATCCGACTTCATCATCGGCTTCCCCGGCGAGACCGAGGCGGACTTCGACAAGCTGATGGCGATGATCGAGGAGATCGGCTACGACACTTCGTTCTCGTTTATCTTCAGCCCGCGCCCCGGCACGCCGGCGGCCAACCTGGCCGACGACACGCCGCACGAGGTCAAGCTACGGCGCCTGCAGCATCTGCAGGCCACCATCGAGGAAAACGTGCAGCGCATCAGCAAAGGCATGGTCGGCTCGGTGCAGCGCATCCTGGTGGAAGGCCCGGCACGCAAGGATCCGACCGAGCTGCACGGCCGCACCGAGAACAACCGCGTGGTGAACTTCGCGCTGCCCGGCGTGCCCCAGGCCAGGCGCGACCGTATGGTCGGCGAAATGGTGGACGTGGCCATTACCGAAGCCTTCCCGCATTCGCTGCGCGGCGAAATCATCGTGCGCCAGTAA
- a CDS encoding DEAD/DEAH box helicase, which produces MSFSELGLSDKLMRAVAEQGYTTPTPIQAQAIPAILKGGDLLAGAQTGTGKTAGFTLPLLQLLSESSAGREPARGQRLPVRALVLTPTRELAAQVEESVRNYGKYLKLRSMVMFGGVGINPQIEQLKRGVDIVVATPGRLLDHLSQRTIDLAHVEMLVLDEADRMLDMGFIHDIRKILNVLPPKRQNLLFSATFSDEIRGLADRLLDNPASIEVARRNTTAETVAQRVYPVDRERKRELLAHLVRENDWHQVLVFTRTKHGANRLAEQLDKDGLSALAIHGNKSQSARTRALTEFKAGTLRLLVATDIAARGIDIDQLPHVVNYDLPNVPEDYVHRIGRTGRAGAEGEAISLVCVDEISLMRDIERLIKRQIEQTILPGFEVDPSIPAEPIQKGRQARGQGQGNGGGRGRGQAPAGGQPRGRAPAADAGERQQRPARAPQGRGQAPAAADGQGQRRAPQAPGQRPAQGSGRPASAGQGNPRNGQANGNRTGEANGNRAAGNGNGNGNGNGNGNRDRNGDVNGNRAGVNTHAAQPRTGQDPARGRRPAPQAALLGGQRAKPTR; this is translated from the coding sequence ATGTCTTTTTCCGAACTTGGCTTGTCCGACAAGCTTATGCGTGCCGTGGCCGAACAGGGCTATACCACGCCGACTCCGATTCAAGCGCAGGCGATTCCCGCCATCCTGAAAGGGGGCGACCTGCTTGCCGGCGCGCAGACCGGCACCGGCAAGACGGCCGGCTTCACGCTGCCGCTGCTGCAACTGCTGTCCGAGTCCTCGGCCGGCCGCGAACCCGCGCGTGGACAGCGCCTGCCGGTGCGCGCACTGGTCCTGACCCCGACCCGCGAACTGGCGGCGCAGGTGGAAGAAAGCGTCCGTAACTACGGCAAGTACCTCAAGCTGCGCTCCATGGTGATGTTCGGCGGCGTGGGCATCAACCCGCAGATCGAACAGCTCAAGCGCGGTGTCGATATCGTGGTGGCCACGCCCGGCCGCCTGCTCGATCACCTGTCCCAGCGCACCATCGACCTGGCGCACGTGGAAATGCTGGTGCTGGACGAAGCCGACCGCATGCTCGACATGGGCTTCATCCACGACATCCGCAAGATCCTCAACGTCTTGCCGCCGAAGCGCCAGAACCTGCTGTTCTCGGCCACCTTCTCCGACGAGATCCGTGGCCTGGCCGACCGCCTGCTGGACAACCCCGCCTCCATCGAAGTGGCGCGCCGCAATACCACGGCCGAAACCGTGGCACAGCGCGTCTACCCGGTGGACCGCGAGCGCAAGCGCGAACTGCTGGCCCACCTGGTGCGCGAGAACGACTGGCACCAGGTGCTGGTGTTCACCCGCACCAAGCATGGCGCCAACCGCCTGGCTGAGCAGCTCGACAAGGACGGCCTGTCGGCATTGGCGATCCACGGCAACAAGAGCCAGTCGGCCCGCACGCGCGCGCTGACCGAGTTCAAGGCCGGCACGCTGCGCCTGCTGGTGGCGACCGATATCGCCGCGCGCGGCATCGACATCGACCAACTGCCCCACGTGGTCAACTACGACCTGCCCAACGTGCCCGAAGACTACGTGCACCGTATCGGCCGTACCGGCCGCGCCGGTGCCGAGGGTGAGGCGATCTCGCTGGTCTGCGTGGATGAAATCTCGCTGATGCGCGATATCGAGCGGCTGATCAAGCGCCAGATCGAGCAAACCATCTTGCCGGGCTTCGAGGTCGATCCGAGCATTCCGGCCGAGCCGATCCAGAAGGGTCGGCAGGCACGTGGCCAGGGCCAGGGCAATGGTGGTGGCCGTGGCCGCGGCCAGGCTCCCGCCGGCGGCCAGCCGCGCGGCCGCGCACCGGCAGCGGACGCCGGCGAGCGCCAGCAACGTCCGGCACGCGCGCCGCAAGGCCGCGGCCAGGCTCCGGCCGCGGCCGATGGGCAAGGCCAGCGCCGCGCGCCACAGGCACCGGGCCAGCGCCCTGCGCAGGGCAGCGGCCGGCCGGCTTCGGCCGGGCAAGGCAACCCGCGCAACGGTCAGGCCAATGGCAACCGCACCGGCGAGGCCAATGGCAACCGTGCCGCTGGCAATGGCAATGGCAATGGCAATGGCAATGGCAATGGCAACCGCGATCGCAATGGCGATGTCAACGGCAACCGCGCCGGTGTCAACACCCATGCCGCGCAGCCGCGCACCGGACAGGATCCGGCACGCGGCCGCCGTCCGGCGCCGCAAGCCGCGCTGCTGGGCGGCCAGCGCGCCAAGCCCACGCGCTAA
- a CDS encoding HlyC/CorC family transporter, with protein sequence MNDPYPSSKSADRPRSLLERLSDFISPEPDSRAELLEVLQDAHARNLIDADSLSMIEGVFQVSELTARDIMVPRGQMDTVNIADAPESFIPFMRQTAHSRFPVYEGSRDNIIGILLAKDLLRYYTDEEFDLRETLRPAVFIPESKRLNILLRDFRINRNHIAMVVDEYGGVAGLVTIEDVLEQIVGDIEDEFDLDEDHDNIVQLPDGSWRVHGLTEIEQFNETFGTQFSDHDVDTVGGLLSNHLGHVPHRGEVVVLPPMRFEVLRADARQAHLMLVRREAPLTPPDVDGV encoded by the coding sequence ATGAACGACCCTTATCCCAGTTCGAAGTCAGCCGACCGTCCCCGATCCCTGCTCGAACGGCTCTCGGATTTCATCTCTCCGGAGCCCGACTCCCGTGCCGAATTGCTTGAGGTGCTCCAGGATGCGCATGCGCGCAACCTGATCGACGCCGACTCGCTTTCCATGATCGAAGGCGTGTTCCAGGTATCCGAGCTCACCGCGCGCGACATCATGGTCCCCCGTGGCCAGATGGACACCGTCAATATCGCCGATGCGCCGGAGAGCTTCATTCCCTTCATGCGGCAGACAGCGCACTCACGCTTTCCGGTCTATGAAGGCAGCCGCGACAACATCATCGGCATCCTGCTCGCCAAGGACCTCTTGCGGTATTACACCGATGAGGAGTTCGACCTGCGCGAGACCTTGCGCCCGGCGGTGTTCATTCCCGAGTCCAAGCGCCTCAATATCCTGTTGCGCGACTTCCGCATCAACCGCAACCACATCGCCATGGTGGTGGACGAGTACGGCGGCGTCGCCGGGCTGGTCACCATTGAAGACGTGCTGGAGCAGATCGTGGGCGACATCGAGGATGAATTCGACCTCGACGAAGACCACGACAACATCGTGCAGTTGCCCGATGGCAGCTGGCGCGTGCATGGACTGACCGAAATCGAGCAGTTCAACGAAACCTTCGGCACGCAATTCTCGGATCACGACGTCGATACCGTGGGCGGCTTGCTGAGCAACCACCTGGGTCACGTGCCGCATCGCGGCGAAGTGGTGGTGTTGCCGCCGATGCGCTTCGAAGTCCTGCGTGCCGACGCCCGCCAGGCGCACCTGATGCTGGTGCGCCGCGAGGCCCCGCTCACCCCGCCCGACGTGGACGGCGTATGA
- a CDS encoding M20/M25/M40 family metallo-hydrolase — protein sequence MRLRSRARAPASAPHRAPLHTHSCIFKFPLRSAVRATVCGTLGAVLLAAGAHAATLDRVQLQQQADQAAARSYREWVELLALPNDATVPADIQKNADWLVKAFARRGFQARELPNNGKPMVYAEYPASTQQSAGPRKTVLFYMHFDGQSVTPSQWAQPSPWGATLKARSADGKWETLPLDKLYAGQVDPEWRVFGRSSSDDKGPIVMFLAAMDALKAAGVEPAVDIKVLLDSEEEKGSPSLGKVIADNLALLRNDGMVIFDGPMHQSNQPTLIFGNRGVLLVQLKVFGASQGLHSGHYGNYAANPAQRLANLLATMKDDDGRVTIAGYYKPVKIDERARRIMAAVPDDEAALRRRLGIARAERVGANYQEAMQYPTLNVRGMAAGDVGEKARTIIPEVAVADIDIRTVPETSPQSLFALVRQHVEKQGYHLVKGEPTDEERARYPKLAAVTAGEVSASSSAARTDLSAPISQWLTQAMQQSYGKAPVQIRMMGGTVPTGAAVQALQAPFVIVPLVNADNNQHSYDENMRLGNYRDGIRTVMGILQTPFK from the coding sequence ATGAGACTACGTTCCCGCGCCCGCGCGCCAGCCAGCGCGCCGCATCGCGCCCCCCTGCATACCCATTCCTGCATCTTCAAGTTCCCCTTGCGCAGCGCTGTCCGCGCGACCGTGTGCGGCACCCTCGGCGCCGTGCTGCTGGCCGCTGGCGCGCATGCCGCCACGCTCGACCGCGTGCAGCTACAGCAGCAGGCCGACCAGGCCGCGGCGCGCAGTTACCGCGAATGGGTCGAATTGCTGGCGCTGCCCAACGACGCCACCGTGCCGGCGGATATCCAGAAGAACGCGGACTGGCTGGTCAAGGCTTTCGCCCGGCGTGGCTTCCAGGCGCGCGAGCTGCCCAATAACGGCAAGCCGATGGTCTACGCCGAGTATCCCGCCAGCACGCAGCAAAGCGCTGGCCCGCGCAAGACCGTGCTGTTCTACATGCATTTCGACGGCCAGTCGGTGACGCCGTCGCAATGGGCGCAGCCCAGCCCGTGGGGGGCTACGCTCAAGGCGCGCAGCGCCGATGGCAAGTGGGAAACGCTGCCGCTGGACAAACTCTATGCCGGCCAGGTCGATCCCGAGTGGCGCGTGTTCGGGCGTTCGTCGTCGGACGACAAGGGCCCCATCGTGATGTTCCTGGCCGCCATGGATGCGCTCAAGGCCGCCGGGGTGGAGCCTGCGGTCGATATCAAGGTGCTGCTGGATTCCGAGGAAGAGAAGGGCTCGCCGTCGCTGGGCAAGGTGATCGCGGACAACCTGGCGCTGCTGCGCAATGACGGCATGGTGATCTTCGATGGCCCCATGCACCAGAGCAACCAGCCCACGCTGATCTTCGGCAACCGCGGCGTGCTGCTGGTACAGCTCAAGGTGTTCGGCGCCAGCCAGGGCCTGCACAGCGGCCACTATGGCAACTATGCCGCCAACCCCGCGCAGCGGCTGGCGAACCTGCTTGCCACCATGAAGGACGACGACGGCCGCGTCACCATTGCCGGCTACTACAAGCCGGTGAAGATCGATGAACGCGCGCGCCGCATCATGGCCGCCGTGCCCGACGACGAGGCCGCGCTGCGCCGCCGCCTGGGCATCGCGCGCGCCGAGCGGGTTGGGGCCAACTACCAGGAGGCCATGCAGTACCCCACGCTGAACGTGCGCGGCATGGCCGCCGGCGACGTGGGCGAGAAGGCCCGCACCATCATTCCGGAAGTGGCGGTGGCCGATATCGATATCCGCACCGTGCCGGAGACCAGCCCGCAATCCCTGTTCGCCCTCGTCAGGCAGCACGTGGAAAAACAGGGCTACCACCTGGTCAAGGGTGAGCCCACCGACGAGGAACGCGCGCGCTATCCCAAGCTTGCCGCGGTCACCGCGGGCGAGGTCTCGGCCTCCAGCTCCGCCGCGCGCACGGACCTGTCGGCGCCGATCAGCCAGTGGCTCACACAGGCCATGCAGCAGTCCTACGGCAAGGCGCCGGTGCAGATCCGCATGATGGGCGGCACCGTGCCGACCGGCGCGGCGGTGCAGGCGCTGCAGGCGCCGTTCGTGATCGTGCCGCTGGTCAATGCGGACAACAACCAGCACAGCTACGACGAGAACATGCGGCTGGGCAACTACCGCGATGGCATCCGTACCGTGATGGGCATTCTGCAGACACCGTTCAAGTAA